A window from Nitrosopumilus adriaticus encodes these proteins:
- a CDS encoding Ig-like domain-containing protein has protein sequence MGDACDNTPPVAEDDEYTIDEDTVLNNDVTTNDSDAEDDILTVTLVDDVSNGILVFNSDGTFEYTPNENYFGSDSFTYFVNDGSEDSNIATVSITVNAVNDAPVCSEGSDLGTLWPPNHKMKSIDISLEATDVDGDDLFFTITSIFQDEPVDTKGDGKTKPDAKIIDENTVEVRVERSGNENGRVYHITVDASDGEASCTGTFTVGVPHDKKDTPVDDGANFNSTES, from the coding sequence ATAGGTGATGCATGTGATAATACACCTCCAGTTGCAGAAGATGACGAATACACTATTGATGAAGATACTGTTCTAAATAATGATGTCACTACAAATGACAGTGATGCAGAAGATGATATTCTAACTGTAACACTCGTAGATGATGTTTCAAATGGAATACTTGTCTTTAATTCTGATGGTACATTCGAATACACTCCAAATGAAAACTATTTCGGATCTGACTCATTTACTTACTTTGTAAATGATGGAAGCGAAGATAGTAACATTGCAACCGTTTCAATTACTGTAAATGCCGTAAATGATGCACCAGTATGTTCTGAAGGAAGTGATCTAGGAACTCTTTGGCCACCTAACCACAAAATGAAATCAATTGATATTTCACTTGAAGCAACTGATGTTGATGGGGATGATTTATTCTTTACAATTACTAGTATCTTCCAAGATGAACCAGTAGACACAAAAGGTGATGGAAAAACAAAACCTGATGCAAAAATCATTGATGAAAATACTGTTGAAGTAAGGGTAGAGCGTTCAGGAAATGAAAATGGTAGAGTTTACCATATCACTGTAGATGCAAGTGATGGTGAAGCATCCTGTACTGGAACATTCACAGTTGGAGTGCCACATGACAAGAAAGACACACCTGTAGATGACGGAGCAAACTTCAACTCTACAGAGTCCTAA
- a CDS encoding HYR domain-containing protein translates to MKLKLLIPIIFSVLLLGFTLHQDVFAATCSDFTDETSCNASSFCAWESNMCVISLPSDGTLTVTKDASPSTIDLAGSGGQEQTTITIDVQGISLDQNLETIFLMDSSGSVGSSGWQIEKDFVNNIIQTSLPDSTDPVGIIRFSNSAIVDHHLIDNQDRNVLQNLVNSLNFISSTTATRDAVQAGINEFNTNGVSNAPKLMLLITDGNPFPSSSQNPCTAPSLKTQLDSNAIKVVIIGVGNNWNPSLISCLVDDPSTDIIFVSSFSAGLFNQIKSQIDAQIIAANAASNVNLVETTQSHIIDEDNFSIPPDSISTLLGGQTQLVWNNIAQHVGDNNDRLSIDETFTVSFTAKSNQPGVDLEVNDLTESTITFNDPNGSPMSVDLPQALITVIDPFPTITVPSDITEEATGPNGANVDFVVTGNDANDGALTPTCDANTGDLFPLGTTPVNCSVTDSSGNTVNDSFTITVQDTIPPTLDLPADITQEAEGPNTRVFFDTSATDIVDGTVTPVCSATSGDTFPLGTTPITCTATDNAGNTADSFFDIFIEDTTAPELTVPGDISTSTGDPNGTEVFFDTFATDLVDGDITPTCDVSSGFVFPIGTTTVNCSVTDNAGNTADSFFDVIVELSYKGQKEAQISFLEALTDDAPKKTHKDLEKAIKSIEKSIDDKLWETDVTLTEKHGHKVFDEEKSAVKDLLKIQKDDDSTDVSQVIKALVDVDRELAQDAIDAATVFAGDKKVDKELEKANDEMKKAQEELDDDKPDKAIDKFKKAWEHAQKAIKHATK, encoded by the coding sequence TTGAAATTAAAATTATTAATTCCAATAATTTTCAGTGTTTTACTTTTAGGTTTTACACTACATCAAGATGTTTTTGCAGCAACATGTTCTGATTTTACAGATGAAACAAGTTGTAATGCCTCTTCATTTTGTGCATGGGAAAGCAACATGTGTGTTATTTCCCTACCAAGTGATGGAACCCTCACAGTAACAAAAGATGCCTCCCCATCTACCATAGACTTGGCAGGTTCTGGAGGACAAGAACAAACAACAATCACAATTGATGTTCAAGGAATCTCACTAGACCAAAATCTTGAGACTATATTTCTAATGGATTCTTCTGGAAGTGTAGGATCTTCTGGATGGCAAATAGAAAAAGATTTTGTAAATAATATTATTCAAACAAGCCTGCCTGACTCAACTGATCCTGTTGGAATTATCCGATTCTCTAATTCTGCTATAGTTGATCATCATTTAATTGATAATCAAGACAGAAACGTACTCCAAAATCTTGTTAATAGTTTGAACTTTATTTCTAGTACAACTGCTACAAGGGATGCAGTACAAGCTGGAATAAATGAATTCAACACTAATGGTGTTTCTAATGCTCCAAAACTCATGTTACTAATTACTGATGGAAATCCATTTCCATCTAGCTCACAAAATCCTTGTACTGCCCCCTCTCTTAAAACTCAATTAGATTCTAATGCAATAAAAGTAGTAATTATTGGAGTTGGAAATAATTGGAATCCTTCCTTAATTTCTTGTTTGGTCGATGATCCAAGCACTGATATCATATTTGTTAGCAGTTTTTCAGCAGGCTTATTTAATCAAATTAAATCACAAATTGATGCACAAATCATTGCAGCCAATGCTGCATCAAATGTCAATCTAGTTGAGACAACACAAAGTCATATCATTGATGAAGATAATTTCTCCATTCCACCTGATTCAATATCCACCCTTCTTGGAGGACAAACCCAATTGGTTTGGAACAACATTGCACAACATGTAGGAGACAATAATGATAGGCTATCTATTGATGAAACATTTACTGTTTCCTTTACTGCAAAATCAAATCAACCAGGTGTTGACTTGGAAGTAAACGATTTGACAGAATCTACAATCACCTTTAATGATCCAAATGGATCTCCAATGAGCGTTGATTTACCACAGGCATTAATCACAGTAATTGATCCTTTCCCAACAATCACAGTACCCTCTGACATTACTGAAGAAGCAACCGGACCTAATGGTGCAAATGTGGACTTTGTTGTAACTGGAAATGATGCAAATGACGGAGCTCTAACCCCAACTTGTGATGCAAACACTGGTGACTTGTTCCCACTTGGAACCACTCCAGTAAATTGCTCTGTTACTGACTCTTCAGGAAATACCGTGAATGATTCTTTCACAATAACCGTACAAGATACAATTCCTCCAACACTTGACCTTCCAGCTGATATAACTCAGGAAGCAGAAGGACCAAACACTCGTGTATTCTTTGATACATCTGCAACTGACATTGTAGATGGTACTGTAACTCCAGTCTGTAGTGCAACATCAGGTGACACATTCCCACTTGGAACAACTCCAATTACTTGCACTGCAACAGATAACGCTGGAAATACTGCAGACTCTTTCTTTGATATCTTTATTGAGGATACTACAGCCCCTGAACTAACTGTACCTGGTGATATATCAACTAGCACTGGTGATCCAAACGGTACCGAAGTATTCTTTGATACTTTTGCAACAGACCTAGTTGATGGAGATATTACGCCAACTTGTGATGTTTCATCCGGATTTGTTTTCCCAATTGGAACAACCACAGTAAATTGTTCTGTAACAGATAACGCTGGAAATACTGCAGACTCTTTCTTTGATGTAATTGTAGAATTATCCTACAAGGGTCAAAAAGAGGCTCAAATTTCATTCTTAGAAGCACTAACTGATGATGCACCAAAGAAAACTCACAAAGATCTTGAAAAGGCAATAAAATCTATTGAGAAAAGTATTGATGATAAATTATGGGAAACTGATGTTACGCTAACTGAAAAACACGGTCACAAAGTCTTTGACGAAGAAAAATCTGCAGTTAAAGACCTGTTAAAGATTCAAAAAGATGATGATTCAACTGACGTATCTCAAGTGATTAAAGCGCTAGTTGATGTTGACAGAGAACTTGCACAAGATGCAATTGATGCAGCTACTGTTTTTGCAGGTGACAAAAAAGTCGATAAAGAACTAGAGAAAGCAAATGATGAGATGAAAAAGGCCCAAGAAGAATTAGATGACGATAAACCTGACAAGGCAATTGACAAATTCAAGAAAGCATGGGAGCATGCCCAAAAAGCAATCAAACACGCAACAAAATAA